From a region of the Myroides sp. JBRI-B21084 genome:
- the tsaE gene encoding tRNA (adenosine(37)-N6)-threonylcarbamoyltransferase complex ATPase subunit type 1 TsaE — MTFTYNLNDINKIAKALIANSKHKTWLFNAPMGAGKTTLIKALANNLGVTDMANSPTFSIVNEYVAHENKVYHFDLYRLKNDQEVYDMGLDEYFYENAWCFVEWPEMAESILPNETHVITITIIDEYTRTLKFE; from the coding sequence ATGACATTTACGTACAATTTAAACGATATTAACAAAATAGCAAAAGCTTTAATTGCAAACAGTAAACACAAAACATGGCTGTTTAATGCACCTATGGGCGCTGGTAAAACAACACTTATAAAAGCATTAGCAAACAATTTAGGAGTTACCGATATGGCAAATAGCCCTACTTTTTCTATTGTAAATGAATACGTTGCTCATGAAAATAAAGTATATCATTTTGATTTGTATCGATTAAAAAACGATCAAGAAGTTTATGATATGGGGTTAGATGAATATTTTTACGAAAACGCTTGGTGTTTTGTAGAATGGCCCGAAATGGCAGAAAGTATTTTACCAAATGAAACCCATGTTATTACCATTACGATAATAGATGAATATACCCGTACTTTAAAATTTGAATAA